The region TCAGCTTGCCTTGATTCACATCCAGCTTCTCTTCCACCGTCCGTACTTCTGTAACCGTTACCGGGGTGAAGTCTGAGGTGTAGTCTCCAGCTTCGGAGTGATGTGCCCGGCCGAAATGAGCGGTCACCAGCTTCTCGACTTCCTCAGGTGTGGTATCGCCCACTACATACAGATCAAGTGTTGCGCCATTCAGCCAGGAGGTATAGCTCTGGTACAGCGTCTCAGGCGTAATAGCATCCAGATCGGCCCGCTGGCCAAGGGGATGAAGACGGTAAGGCTCGTTGCGGCACATTTCCTCAATGCAGCGTTCTGCCGCATAACGGATTTTGTCATTCACAATGGATTCCAGCTTCTTGCGGATGGTCTCGCGTTCTGTAGCTACATAAGAAGCCCGGAAGCTTCCATTCTCAAGCAGGGGACGGGTCAACACCTCTCCCAGAAAAGCAAAGGATTCTCCAAGCAGGCTCTCCTTGCTCTGCACAAAGGAATCATTGATCGTATCCATCCGGAACTGGACAATCTGGTAATCCCCGCGTTTGTAAATATCGAAGCCAAAGCCTGCACCGTACAGCTCCTCCAGACGCTCACGGAATTGGGTAGTCTCCGGGTAGGACGCTGTCCCCCGCCGGAGCACAAACGGAACCAGTGCGGTAGAGGTTACTGTACTCTCTTCAAGCGGAAGGCCTGCATACAGTGAGATGGCGAACGTCTTGAACGCCTTGGTCGGCAGAACATGTATACGCATGCCTGCGGCATGCCCATGTTGAAATCCATTATTAGTCAAGTCCAAAACTCCTTTGCAGCGTGGATTGATGCTCTATAACAAGTTTATGAAGTATTATCCATTCTAAACCATTCCAAAGTAAGGAAGCAACCGGAGGACAGCGTACCGGTTGCTCTTACGGAGGGTTGTATACAGACACTGTAAGCTACATGCAGAAAATATGCTGGCCGATCGTCTTCACCTGCGGACGGGACCAAATCCACTTGGAGGTCGCCGTCTTGGGATTGAAGTAATAGATGCAGCCGCCCGACGGGTCCCAGCCACTCAGTGCCTGCTGTACGGCCTTCCGGGCCTGTTCATTAGGCTCCAGATAGATCTGTCCGTCAGCTACGGCAGTGAAGGCTCCCGGCTGGAAAATGACGCCCGAAGGCGTATTCGGGAAGCTTGGGGATTTTACACGGTTGAGAATAACTGCTGCTACGGCTACCTGCCCTTCAAAAGGCTCCCCGCGTGACTCGCCGTAAACCGCATTAGCCATGATCTTGAGGTCATTTTCGGACAGGCCCATCGTATTGCCGGAGGACAGCTCAGCCGTATTGGATTTGGACGCAGCTGCGCCGGAGGGCGCTTTTTTCTGGGCGGTAGACGTCTCGGGCGCTGTCGGCTTCCAGGCTGTAGTCGCATTGTATAGCTTAAGCTTCGTCTTGGCCCCGACCACCCCGTCGGATTTCAGGCCGAATTTCCACTGGAACCAGGTCACGGCATTCTTCGTCTTGGTCCCGAACTGGCTGTCAATCTTCCCGTTAAAATAACCCAGGTGCTTCAGTCGTCCCTGCAGCTCATATACATCCTGCCCGGAGGAACCTACCTTAAGCGGAGTTGTGCCGAACACGGGCATGGCCTCCTCCCCTTCATCAGGGATGTCTGCGGCAACCTGTTCTGCTGCATAGGGCTTGGCATAGATCAAATCATGATCTTTGAAGACTACACCGGCAAACGGTACAGCTGCAAGGACAAGGGTAACGGCTGCAATGATCCACTGCTTATGTTTTGTCATAGGATTCGCTCTACCTTTCTCTTGGAAGTTCTGCATGAATGGCTAAAGTTATTATGACGACTGGCAGGACTTCCTATGCATGACCGCAAAAGCTTGATAGCGTAAATCCATTGCAACTGAGAACGATTATCAACTATACTTGGGTTATGAAACAACAGGAGTTGAGAAGAAACATGGATTTTATGGACCATATTGTACTTTGGAACCATGCTGCTGTAGAAGTTATCGATATCCGCAAGGCCTCGTTCACTTCCGGACAACCTCCGCTGAAGTACCGCCTTCCGGCTAGTACATACCTGTATATCGTCCGCGGCAGCGCAAGTGTGCTTATAGATGACAACCCCTATGAAATCAGCGGCGCAAGTGTCTTTCACGGGGGCAAAGGTGCTATTATCCAATTGCTGCAAACCCAGGGAATTCTGGATTATTACCTTATTATGTACCGTTCAACGTTAACCCTGCCTGCCCGGCGCAACCTGACAGCGCTTCTGGAACGCAGCAAGCCTTTTACCCGAACCTATCACTTTACTCCTGCCCATCCCCTGCCGCTGTATGAGATTCTAGACCAGATGTATGGTGATTGGCAGACACGCCGCGCCCTGGAGCATCTGCATGTCAAAGCCCTGTTCTATCAGTGGGTCCATGAGCTGCTTCATCAAATGCAGGTGCAGGAACATCACCCGCTTAGAACAGATGTGCTCGACCAGGCTGTACGCTATATGCATGATTCTTACAACAAGCCCTTCACCCTGGATACACTAGCCGGTACTTTGGGCACCAGCCCGAGGACGTTATCGAGGTTATTCCGTATACGGCTTCAGACCAGTCCTGCACAATATCTGGTTCAGATTCGCATGGACAAGGCCCGTGAGCTGTTACTGGACACAGAGGCCACACTGCATGATATTGCTGCTGCTGTGGGCTACCTGGATGCGTATTCTTTTGGAAAAATGTTCAAGAAGCACTTCGGAAACTCCCCAGTGAGGTACAAAAATTCTGTACAGGCCGCTTCACCGTGGCGGGATATGCCATCTGCGCTGTCTGCAAATGACATTGCCCGTGAAGGTACTCTCCGATATATTGATGATGATAATCATTATCAATATGATCTAAAAGGAGCGTCATCCATGTTCAGAACGGCTAAGCCATCCCTAATGTTAACCTTGTTGTTATGCTTCACCATAGTGTTAAGCGCCTGTTCCTCAGGAAATACCGGTTCTAACGCAGCGGGTAATGCCAGCCCTTCGCCGGCTTCTTCTCCTGCAGCCACCTCCCCCGCCACACCCTCTCCAGACCACACTGCAGCCGAGGCACAGACCCGGACAATCTCTACGGTAAAAGGAGATATCGAGGTACCCGCCGATCCTCAGCGTGTCGTTGTGCTGTACTTGCTGGGCGATGTGTTGGCGCTGGGCATTAAGCCCGTAGGTGTATCTAGTGTTAATGAAGGTGCTGCCTTCGAAAACGAATTGAAGGATGTACAGAAGCTGGGAAGTTGGTTCGAGGCCAGCCCGGAAGCTGTCTTATCGCTTGATCCCGATCTGATTATCGTTCCTTCCGAGGAGACCTACAATGCCTTGCATGACATTGCACCCACTGTGTTAGTACCTTATGAGAAAATGACGACTGCTGAGCGGGTCAGCTTCATTGGTCACACTCTTAACAAGGAAAATGAGGCCACCAGCCTCTTAAACGACTTCAATGCCAAAGTAGAGAATAGCAAGCAGAAGCTGCGGGAGGCGGAAATTCTAGATTCAACCATCTCCATCATGGAAGGCGGTGAAGAGCGGAATATGCTAGTAATTATGAGCAAACAATATGGCCGGGGCTCGCAGGTCTTATATGAATATCTTGGCATGAAAGCACCGGAGAAGATTCAGCAAAAAATAGACAGCAAGACTGATGTAGGCGGCGAGTCAGTATCCTTTGAAGTCATTTCCGATTACAGTGGAGATTATATCTTCCGTTCCTCCTATGACGGGATGACTGATCTGACGGGGGACCCGCTCTGGAACAGCATTCCGGCAGTCAAAGAAGGCCGGTTGATGAATATCGACTTCGGATTATCTTACTATAATGATATCTACTCCCTGAATGCACAGCTGGATTACATTGTTAATGCTCTGCTTGCAGCACCCCGGGTGAAGAAATAGCAGTTCAACCGCTCATTGCATAACTTATCTTTCGCAAAATAACCCCACAAAGTGGGGATTTAGCTTCGATGATAACTCAGGTACTTTGCGGGGACCCCAAAACATATAAATTCTTATCTATCAAAAAAAGAGATGGCCCAAGTATTGGGTCATCTCTTTGTCTAAGAACTCAGCCTACCATGCTGATACTGCTCCAGCGACATCAGCACCTCACGCGGCTTGCTGCCCTCGTAAGGGCCGATGACCCCTCTGGCCTCCATGGAGTCGATTAAGCGTGCAGCGCGGGTGTAGCCCACCCGCATACGCCGCTGAAGCAGCGATACAGAGGCTTGCTTGGCTTCCAGTACGATCTGAACCGCTTGTTCATACAATTCATCCTGCGGTTCCTGGTCATCGCTCATGGTGTCGTCCACCTCCGGCACAAGCGACTCATCGTAATTCGCTTCCCCCTGGCTGCTGACATACTGGACAATCGTCTCCACTTCCTGATCGCTCATGAAAGCACCCTGAACGCGGATCGGCTTGGAAGCTCCCATCGGCAGGAACAGCATATCGCCGCGTCCGAGCAGCTTCTCGGCGCCCGGCATATCCAGAATGGTCCGGGAGTCCACATTCGAGGAGACGCCAAAGGCAATACGCGAAGGAATATTCGCCTTGATCAGGCCGGTGATAACATCCACCGAAGGACGCTGCGTGGCGATAATCAAATGAATTCCCGCTGCCCGCGCCATCTGGGCAAGACGGCAGATGGCATCCTCCACATCATTGGCCGCAACCATCATCAGATCGGCAAGCTCGTCCACAATGACAACGATATACGGCAATACTGCTGCGGGATTATCCTTCATCAGGTTGTTATAGCCTTCCATATTACGTGTGCCGGATTTGGAGAACAGCTCATACCGCTTCTCCATCTCCACCACAATCTTCTTCAAAGCCAGACTCGCTCGCTTAGGGTCTGTAACTACAGGAGCCAGCAAATGCGGAATGCCGTTATATACATTCAGCTCGACCATCTTGGGGTCAACCATAAGGAATTTCACTTCATTCGGCTTAGCTTTATATAGAATGCTGGTAATAATACCGTTGATGCAGACCGATTTACCGGAGCCGGTAGCTCCCGCTACCAGCAGATGGGGCATCTTGGCGAGATTGCCGATAATCGTCTGTCCGGAGATATCCCGTCCGAAGGCAATGGATAGCCGCGAATCTGCCTCCTGGAAAATCTGTGTCTCCATCACTTCCCGCATGGTGACGACTGATACTTCTGAATTCGGAACTTCAATACCGATGGCTGATTTGCCGGGAATCGGCGCTTCCATACGGATATCCTTGGCAGCCAGTGCCAGCGCGATGTCATCGGTAAGATTAACAATCCGGCTGACCTTCACGCCGATATCCGGCTGAATCTCATACCGGGTCACTGCAGGTCCGCGAACCACTTCAAGCACCTTCGCCCTTACACCGAAGCTCTCCAGTGTAGCCTCCAGCTTGCGTGCCGTCTGCATATAATCATTCTGATCGCCCGCCTTGGCCCCGTTATTAGGCTTAGCCAGCAAACGGAAGGACGGCAGTTTGTACGGCTTCGGTGGAGGTGGAGGCGGTATAACAGGAGCCATCTCCCCCTCCTCTGCCGTTCCCAGCAGCCCGTCCAACTCCACGGGCGGTGTATCTTCGTCGGATTCCCCCGGCGAAGCCAGGTCTGCTCCCGCTCTCGTCAACTCCCCAGCACCCATGCCCGTGACAGCACCGCCACGCGCCGCTGGCGAGAATTCGCTCCATTCCTCCCGGTCCTCAGCATTCAGCCCTTCAGAGCGGATATGCTCGAAGAAGTCACGGATGATTGGCGTAACAGGCTCAAGCTCCTCATCCGGGAATTCCTCCTCGCCATACTCCTCCAGAGGAACTCCTCCCGCTGCTGTCATCCCGGAGATGACCGGACCTGTGCGCGGATCAGTAATTATAATATCCGGCAGCTCTTCCTCCAGATCATCCATGACTTCCGGCTGGTTCTGGCGGGCAGACCCGCCGAACCAGCCGGTAATTCTGCCCAGCAGCTTCGACTGTCCGCGTCTTGGCAGCTGCTGACCCGATCCGTCATCCTCTTCAAAGTAATCGTCATCATCCGCAGGTTCCGGCGTTGTAACTCTGCTGGCTCTGGCCGGTCTGTTGTTCACCACCGGAACAGCAGCCGGGCGGTTAGCCGCCCGGAGCTTAATTCCTTCAATCAGCTTGACGGCCCTTACCCGGAGTAAGGTAAACAGCTCTACATAGGAAAGATTGGTAATCAGCATGAAGCTGATCGCCAGCAATACAATCATCAGCAGCTTAGCGCCCAGATTGCCGAACAGCCACAGAAGCGCAGCGTATTCAAGCGCGCCGATGTACCCGCCGCTGATATCCTTGCCCAGCATGTATACGCTGCTGTCGCCGGCGCCCGGTGAGAGGGCGCCGGATAAATCATTATGTATTTGAGACAGTACATTGCCCGGATGCAGCATCCCAATCGGACCCAGCTTCTGCTGCATAGCTGATATGCTACTCATCAGGCACATGGACAACAGCAGGAGCAGGCCGCCAGTATAGCGGCTGTTCCAGGTGGACGGCCATTTCCTGTGAATCATTACCATCAGGCCGTAGAAGATGCCCGCCAGCGGCAGCACAAAATAGAATCTGCCAAGCAAATAACCCGCCATGCTTGAGAGCGTGCGGCCGACAGCCGCTTCCCCCGACAAAGCAATGACGGAAATCGTAATCAGCAGAATTCCGTAGATTTCATATTTTAAAACACTGCCCAGCAGTGCTTTCTTCTTCTTTCTTCTCCGTTTAGCCACGCCAGCCACCCCCGAGTCAACATTATACCATATAATGGCGTGGCGTACCTATGTTCTCTTTTGTCAGAATATGCATCTTTAGGGGGTTTGTTCGCACTTAGCGGTCCAGCTGAACGATTGCACCCGGGGAGAAGGCCGCATCCAGATATTTATCCAGCGGACACTGCAGCAGACGGACCACCTTAGCCTGGCCTCCATCCAGCATTTCGACCTGCATCAGCATGCCCTGAATCGTGATCTCCTGCACAGGAGAAGCATAACTCAGCGCCCCCTCGAATACCTGCTCCATCGGCAGAATGGTATAAAAGGTCATTGGGTCAGCCCTCCTTGCGGAAGCATATCGTTCGTCTGAGAAGGAGCAGCGGCAATCATCCGGTTCAGATGGGCCAACGCGGCACCGATCCCGCCCACTTCATCCATCAGGCCGAATCTGACGGCATCCTGACCGCCCACTGCGGTACCGATGTCCCGGTTAAGCTCTCCGGTCTTGAACAT is a window of Paenibacillus sp. FSL H3-0469 DNA encoding:
- a CDS encoding AraC family transcriptional regulator, whose product is MDFMDHIVLWNHAAVEVIDIRKASFTSGQPPLKYRLPASTYLYIVRGSASVLIDDNPYEISGASVFHGGKGAIIQLLQTQGILDYYLIMYRSTLTLPARRNLTALLERSKPFTRTYHFTPAHPLPLYEILDQMYGDWQTRRALEHLHVKALFYQWVHELLHQMQVQEHHPLRTDVLDQAVRYMHDSYNKPFTLDTLAGTLGTSPRTLSRLFRIRLQTSPAQYLVQIRMDKARELLLDTEATLHDIAAAVGYLDAYSFGKMFKKHFGNSPVRYKNSVQAASPWRDMPSALSANDIAREGTLRYIDDDNHYQYDLKGASSMFRTAKPSLMLTLLLCFTIVLSACSSGNTGSNAAGNASPSPASSPAATSPATPSPDHTAAEAQTRTISTVKGDIEVPADPQRVVVLYLLGDVLALGIKPVGVSSVNEGAAFENELKDVQKLGSWFEASPEAVLSLDPDLIIVPSEETYNALHDIAPTVLVPYEKMTTAERVSFIGHTLNKENEATSLLNDFNAKVENSKQKLREAEILDSTISIMEGGEERNMLVIMSKQYGRGSQVLYEYLGMKAPEKIQQKIDSKTDVGGESVSFEVISDYSGDYIFRSSYDGMTDLTGDPLWNSIPAVKEGRLMNIDFGLSYYNDIYSLNAQLDYIVNALLAAPRVKK
- a CDS encoding pitrilysin family protein encodes the protein MRIHVLPTKAFKTFAISLYAGLPLEESTVTSTALVPFVLRRGTASYPETTQFRERLEELYGAGFGFDIYKRGDYQIVQFRMDTINDSFVQSKESLLGESFAFLGEVLTRPLLENGSFRASYVATERETIRKKLESIVNDKIRYAAERCIEEMCRNEPYRLHPLGQRADLDAITPETLYQSYTSWLNGATLDLYVVGDTTPEEVEKLVTAHFGRAHHSEAGDYTSDFTPVTVTEVRTVEEKLDVNQGKLNMGLRTSITYKDDRYASALMYNGILGGYPHSKLFVNVREKESLAYYASSRYDGHKGIGTIQSGIETQNYGKAVDIIRKQLDELKAGNITDLELSQTKAMIRNLLSEIQDSAFEMISFDFNRQLSGKDRSAQELMDQVDGMGAAEVKAAAETFELDTIYFLTGKEE
- the sleB gene encoding spore cortex-lytic enzyme, with protein sequence MTKHKQWIIAAVTLVLAAVPFAGVVFKDHDLIYAKPYAAEQVAADIPDEGEEAMPVFGTTPLKVGSSGQDVYELQGRLKHLGYFNGKIDSQFGTKTKNAVTWFQWKFGLKSDGVVGAKTKLKLYNATTAWKPTAPETSTAQKKAPSGAAASKSNTAELSSGNTMGLSENDLKIMANAVYGESRGEPFEGQVAVAAVILNRVKSPSFPNTPSGVIFQPGAFTAVADGQIYLEPNEQARKAVQQALSGWDPSGGCIYYFNPKTATSKWIWSRPQVKTIGQHIFCM
- a CDS encoding YlzJ-like family protein; its protein translation is MTFYTILPMEQVFEGALSYASPVQEITIQGMLMQVEMLDGGQAKVVRLLQCPLDKYLDAAFSPGAIVQLDR
- a CDS encoding DNA translocase FtsK 4TM domain-containing protein, producing MAKRRRKKKKALLGSVLKYEIYGILLITISVIALSGEAAVGRTLSSMAGYLLGRFYFVLPLAGIFYGLMVMIHRKWPSTWNSRYTGGLLLLLSMCLMSSISAMQQKLGPIGMLHPGNVLSQIHNDLSGALSPGAGDSSVYMLGKDISGGYIGALEYAALLWLFGNLGAKLLMIVLLAISFMLITNLSYVELFTLLRVRAVKLIEGIKLRAANRPAAVPVVNNRPARASRVTTPEPADDDDYFEEDDGSGQQLPRRGQSKLLGRITGWFGGSARQNQPEVMDDLEEELPDIIITDPRTGPVISGMTAAGGVPLEEYGEEEFPDEELEPVTPIIRDFFEHIRSEGLNAEDREEWSEFSPAARGGAVTGMGAGELTRAGADLASPGESDEDTPPVELDGLLGTAEEGEMAPVIPPPPPPKPYKLPSFRLLAKPNNGAKAGDQNDYMQTARKLEATLESFGVRAKVLEVVRGPAVTRYEIQPDIGVKVSRIVNLTDDIALALAAKDIRMEAPIPGKSAIGIEVPNSEVSVVTMREVMETQIFQEADSRLSIAFGRDISGQTIIGNLAKMPHLLVAGATGSGKSVCINGIITSILYKAKPNEVKFLMVDPKMVELNVYNGIPHLLAPVVTDPKRASLALKKIVVEMEKRYELFSKSGTRNMEGYNNLMKDNPAAVLPYIVVIVDELADLMMVAANDVEDAICRLAQMARAAGIHLIIATQRPSVDVITGLIKANIPSRIAFGVSSNVDSRTILDMPGAEKLLGRGDMLFLPMGASKPIRVQGAFMSDQEVETIVQYVSSQGEANYDESLVPEVDDTMSDDQEPQDELYEQAVQIVLEAKQASVSLLQRRMRVGYTRAARLIDSMEARGVIGPYEGSKPREVLMSLEQYQHGRLSS